The genomic DNA CGATTGCTGCACTAGAAAAGACGAGCAAAGATTATCATCCAGATTATGTAGAAATGGACATCCAAGAAACAAAAGATGGTCAATTCGTGGTCATGCATGATTTCAATTTAAGAAATTTGACTGGAGTCAATAAAGCACCGCAAGACCTAACTTTAGCAGAACTGGAAAAATTGACTGTGACTGAAAATGGTGCCAAAGAACCATTGGTTTCATTCGATACGTATTTAAAACGAGCAAATGAATTGAACCAGAAGTTGTTGATCGAAATCAAAACGACTCGAAAAGATTCGGATAATTTAGTCAAAAACTTTGTTAAAAAATATGAAGAAACTATTTTAATACATGGACATATTTTACAAAGTTTGACTTATCAAACAGTCTCAGATCTAAAAGCTGAAAACCCCAATTTTTATGTTGGCTACATTTTGCCTTTTAATCTAGTTGGCCCTCCAGTAACACCTGCGGATTTCTTAACCATGGAGTACAGCACGATCAATCGTAACTTTATTGATTCTGCCCATCAGGATGGTAAGAAAGTCTATGTATGGACACCTAATGATTCAGACGACATGAGCCGAATGATGTTTTATGGTGTAGATGGTATTATTACAGATGATATGCAAGCATTGAATGATACGGTCAGAGAGTCAGAAGGAGAAATTACTTACTCAGACAAGTTATTAAACTTTGTTCTAGGTGTTGGTTAATATAAAAACGTGTCGCTCACTATCCCATCGGATAAGTAAGCGACACGTTTTATTTAGTTTATCTTTGCTTTGATTCCTTAATAGCTCGAACGACTGCTAAAACAGCAGGTATAGCAGATATAACTGCTAGAAAAATGCTTAATTTACCAGAATTTTTTCTTTTTTGCATAGCGATTCGCCCCCCTTTCTTTTATTATAATGAAGTTTGCGAAATATCTCAAAGCAAGTGTTTGCTCAACGCTTTCAATTTTCACTATTTTGATTCCTGTTTTGCTATTATTCCAGTCATTTCAACCCAAAATATGACAATTTTGTTTGAACATTATCCCCCACTGTTCGTGAGTCCAAACCAAAAAAGAGATACACTGGGCTTAAAGAGGTGAATAATGATGGTCTATATTCAAACTGGTATATTTATCTTATTAATGATTGGATTATTGATGGGAATTTCAGAGAATTAATTTCAAGTAAACTAGCAACAGCTATCTTATAGCACATTGATTGCCCAAATTTTAGAATGGTGCTAAACTTAAGGTGTATTCGGAAGTTTTATGAAAAATTTCATGAATACACAAATACCAATGAAAGGAGAAATATCTATGACATTCACAAAAACAAGCATCAGCTATCGTGTAGCATTTGATAGTTCAACGAATCGCTTCATGGCAATCGATGCAATGAACGAACAACACATCGCTTATGGGATCACCATTGAGCAAGCAGTAAAAGCGCTACACGAATCTAACTAAGGAGTGTTCCCTTTTCATGTCAGCTGATAATTCTATAGAGAATTAAAAGACGTTTTTGGCTAAACGAGCCATAGAAACGTCTTTTTTGTTTGCTCCAAATAATAAGAATATCCTTGCAGTACTTTTTAAGAAAATCCTCTCGATCATTTTTTGTACTTCCCCTGCTCCTCTGAGAAATCACGCCATTTTTTCAAACGTACTTTAACAAAATCAGGTACAGGTATTCCTAGTTTCCTTAGATTTTCAATAACAGACAAGCCATAGATGGCAGAATACGAGAACACCAAAGCAATACCAATTGCTTCAAATCCTGTAATCTTTAGATAGGGATAAGCAATCATAACAATAAGGAAAATCAGTAAATATTTGATCACATCTTTCATCACAGAACGTTTAAATCGTTTCTTTTTCCCTGTTTTCAGACAGATACCGCTAATAAAATCAAGACATAGAATCAATACAAAAATCTGAATGTACACATTATTTACAAGA from Enterococcus mundtii includes the following:
- a CDS encoding phage holin family protein; this encodes MIVENAVVLNEFRNLVNNVYIQIFVLILCLDFISGICLKTGKKKRFKRSVMKDVIKYLLIFLIVMIAYPYLKITGFEAIGIALVFSYSAIYGLSVIENLRKLGIPVPDFVKVRLKKWRDFSEEQGKYKK